The sequence GGCGCCTCCAAGGAAGGATACCAGCACGCTTCCTCGCCTCAGCGTGGATACAACTCCGATCAATGCCCCCGGCACCGATAAGGAATAAAAATACAGAAAATCAGCTACCGATAAGGTAATGCCAATCAGCGGAATGGTCCATGTCCACCGGTAAGGAAAAAAACTGCTCCTGCGGCTTTGCCATGAAATAAACAGCATAACAAGCATTACCGGTACCAGATAAACTGAATACCATGCCTGCACTGCCATACGGCCCAGACGCAATACCAGAAATTTGTCATAAAGCGCACTGACAGACCCGAGAATGGTCGCCAGAACCATATACAAAATCCATCGGTTCCTGCGAAAATCAATCCCCTCTTTTTTTCCTGCCAGTGAAAACAGATAGTAAAACAGAAGGGTAATGAAAATACCGGCCCACTGCAGGCCGTTCATTTTTTCGCCAAATAAAAATACCGCCCCCAACAGGGTCCACAAAGGTGCCGAGGCTCTAATGGGAGAAGCAATGGTCAGTGGCAGATGTTTGATGGCAAAATAGGCGAGAATCCAGGAAGAGGCAACCAGAACAGACTTGAAAAATATCAAAAGATGCGCCTCGGAATTGATTTCAGGGACATACAGTAAAGATCCCGGCAACAGGTATCCTGCCGATGAAAAAAGAATAGTCGGAAGAAAGAGCAATGCACCTGTTACGCAGGAAATGAAGAGTACAGGA is a genomic window of Bacteroidales bacterium containing:
- a CDS encoding DMT family transporter yields the protein MIWSLLAVASAFLLGIYDILKKSSLRGNYVFPVLFISCVTGALLFLPTILFSSAGYLLPGSLLYVPEINSEAHLLIFFKSVLVASSWILAYFAIKHLPLTIASPIRASAPLWTLLGAVFLFGEKMNGLQWAGIFITLLFYYLFSLAGKKEGIDFRRNRWILYMVLATILGSVSALYDKFLVLRLGRMAVQAWYSVYLVPVMLVMLFISWQSRRSSFFPYRWTWTIPLIGITLSVADFLYFYSLSVPGALIGVVSTLRRGSVLVSFLGGA